One Drechmeria coniospora strain ARSEF 6962 chromosome 01, whole genome shotgun sequence genomic region harbors:
- a CDS encoding putative translation releasing factor RF-1 — MQRNIDPPYPLHPSSLSTDGKQDAELAAIARNELASELSRLKALERKLAASLQPHYAFTDLPCLIEFRPGPGGLKGRYFTNSLFKIYRALCARCGYRANVLKYKLAEAAGNQSSPAGEQPLQEAVLEVLDASAYDIFRTEAGIHCVQRIPSTKSKGRVYTLAVAVWVLPSFPKTGAASSDNVDDPESDFYLQPDDVRSKTMRACGAGGQYVNKTESAIRITHAPTGTVVSMQDHWSQQRNREAAWKQEAARLRSSILSKAQITRGDKIQTYNYNQDRCTDHRAGLNVHNLPDVLDGGKTLDRVMDAAGEWMVGWDLEAIVAEEEEARQK, encoded by the exons ATGCAACGCAACATCGACCCCCCCTACCCCCTCCACCCGTCGTCCTTAT CTACCGACGGTAAGCAGGATGCCGAGCTTGCGGCTATCGCCCGTAACGAGCTCGCCTCCGAGTTGAGCCGGCTTAAGGCGCTCGAGCGGAAGCTCGCCGCCAGCCTGCAGCCGCATTACGCCTTTACCGACCTGCCCTGCCTTATCGAGTTCCGACCGGGCCCCGGCGGCCTCAAGGGGCGCTACTTTACCAACAGCCTCTTTAAGATATACAGGGCCCTCTGCGCGCGCTGCGGCTACCGCGCTaacgtacttaagtacaagctcgccgaggccgccggcaaccagtcctcgccggccggcgagcagccCCTGCAGGAGGCGGTACTCGAGGTGCTCGACGCCAGCGCTTACGACATCTTCCGCACCGAGGCCGGCATACATTGCGTCCAGCGTATCCCCTCGACCAAGAGCAAGGGTCGCGTCTATACCTTGGCCGTTGCCGTCTGGGTACTGCCCTCGTTCCCCAAGACGGGCGCCGCCAGCTCCGacaacgtcgacgacccgGAGAGCGACTTTTACCTGCAACCCGACGACGTCCGCAGTAAGACGATGCGCGCctgcggcgccggcggccagtACGTAAACAAGACGGAGAGCGCTATCCGCATAACGCATGCGCCGACGGGTACCGTTGTGTCTATGCAGGACCACTGGTCGCAGCAGCGCAACCGGGAAGCCGCCTGGAAG CAGGAGGCGGCCCGGCTGCGGAGCAGCATCCTGAGCAAGGCGCAGATAACGCGCGGCGACAAGATACAGACGTATAACTACAACCAGGACCGCTGCACCGACCACCGCGCCGGCCTTAACGTCCACAACCTGCCCGACGTACTCGACGGCGGTAAGACGCTGGACCGCGTTATGGACGCCGCCGGGGAGTGGATGGTCGGCTGGGACCTGGAGGCTATTgttgccgaggaggaggaggcgaggcagAAGTAA
- a CDS encoding hypothetical protein (related to 3-hydroxyisobutyrate dehydrogenase): MRILASRLHGLVQTRGFASSARRLHNYGFIGLGQMGYQMAKNLQSKLAPSDKLSIFDINTAAAEALEAEMKAVPTGATVELVTSASDAASDADTVLTVLPEPQHVEAVFRSILGKGLPKRERIFIDCSTIDPSTSRKVAGHVAAAGQGIFVDAPMSGGVVGATAGTLTFMLGADEGAVPRVEPVLLRMGRKVLHCGDQGAGLSAKLANNYLLALSNIATAEAMNLGMRWGLDPKTLAGVINVSTGRCWPSEVNNPVPGVVATAPAGRDYSGGFGISLMKKDLRLAMMAAKEVGANMALADKAFAVYEDAEKRDECKARDFSVVYRYLGGKESS, translated from the exons ATGAGAATACTCGCTTCGCGCCTGCACGGCCTGGTCCAAACGAGAGGCTTCGCGAGCTCTGCGCGTCGCCTCCACAATTATGGCTTCATAGGCCTCGGACAGATG GGCTACCAGATGGCCAAGAACCTCCAGTCGAAGCTCGCGCCGTCCGACAAGCTGTCCATCTTCGACATCaacaccgccgccgccgaggcgctcgaggccgagatgaagGCCGTGCCGACCGGTGCGaccgtcgagctcgtgacGAGCGCCTCGGACGCCGCCTCGGACGCC GATACCGTCCTCACCGTCCTCCCCGAGCCCCagcacgtcgaggccgtcttcCGCTCGATCCTCGGCAAGGGCCTGCCCAAGCGAGAACGCATCTTCATCGACTGCTCGACCATCGACCCATCGACCTCGCGCAAGGTCGCCggccacgtcgccgccgccggccagggcATCTTTGTCGACGCGCCCATgtccggcggcgtcgtcggcgccaccgCCGGCACCCTCACCTTcatgctcggcgccgacgagggcgcggtGCCACGGGTCGAGCCCGTGCTGCTGCGCATGGGTCGCAAGGTCCTGCACTGCGGCGACCAGGGCGCCGGCCTGTCCGCCAAGCTCGCCAACAACTACTTGCTCGCGCTGAGCAacatcgccaccgccgaggccatgaaCCTCGGCATGCGCTGGGGGCTCGACCCCAAaaccctcgccggcgtcatcaACGTGAGCACCGGCCGCTGCTGGCCGAGCGAGGTCAACAACCCGGTCCCGGGCGTCGTAGCCACCGCGCCCGCCGGCCGCGACTAcagcggcggcttcggcatcTCGCTCATGAAAAAGGACCTGCGgttggccatgatggccgccAAGGAGGTGGGCGCCAACATGGCGCTGGCCGACAAGGCCTTTGCCGTctacgaggatgccgagaagCGGGACGAATGCAAGGCCCGCGACTTTTCTGTCGTCTATCGGTATTTGGGTGGAAAAGAGTCGTCGTAG